A DNA window from Ahaetulla prasina isolate Xishuangbanna chromosome 7, ASM2864084v1, whole genome shotgun sequence contains the following coding sequences:
- the POLR3H gene encoding DNA-directed RNA polymerase III subunit RPC8 has product MFVLVEMTDTVRIPPWQFERKLNDAITEELNKKLANKVVYNVGLCICLYDITKLEDSYIFPGDGASHTKVHFRYVVFHPFLDEILVGEIKGCSLEGVHVSLGFFDDILIPPESLQQPAKFDETEQVWVWEYETEEGAHDLYMDMGEEIRFRVVDENFIDTSPTGPSSVEPSTSSGTEETQKKEAPYTIVGSISEPGLGLLSWWTNS; this is encoded by the exons ATGTTTGTGTTAGTAGAAATGACAGATACAGTACGAATTCCTCCATGGCAGTTTGAAAGAAAGCTTAATGATGCAATCACTGAAGAGTTAAATAAGAAGTTGGCCAATAAG GTTGTGTATAATGTTGGCCTCTGTATCTGTCTGTATGACATTACAAAGCTGGAGGATTCCTACATATTTCCAGGAGATGGTGCATCACACACAAAAG TACATTTTAGATATGTTGTATTTCATCCATTTTTGGATGAAATTCTGGTCGGAGAGATAAAAGGCTGCAGTCTTGAAGGTGTACAtg TTTCTCTTGGATTCTTTGATGACATACTCATTCCTCCAGAATCTCTACAACAGCCTGCCAAATT CGATGAAACAGAACAGGTATGGGTTTGGGAATATGAGACTGAAGAAGGAGCTCATGACCTGTACATGGATATGGGAGAAGAAATTCGTTTCCGTGTGGTAGATGAAAATTTCATTGATACATCCCCAACAGGCCCAAGCTCTGTAGAGCCTTCCAcatctagtggcactgaggagaCACAGAAGAAAGAAGCACCCTATACTATTGTG